The Microbacterium sp. SORGH_AS_0862 region GCGCCGCGCGTCATCGGGGCGGTCAGTCGCGGCGAACAGCTCCGCGGCGGCGAGCGCCGCATCCGCCATGATCGGCTGGTCGCCCGATCCGATCGCGAGCTCGATGCCGACGCGCACCTCGTCGCGCGCCTCGTCGAAGCGGTCCGCAAGCACGAGCGCCTGGGCATGACGCGAGGACATCCACGCGTGGATCTGCGGGGGAATCCCTGGCAGGGATCCGTCCCGCAGCGCGGGCGGCATCGTTTCGAGGATGGCCAGCGCCGCGTCCCCGTCTCCGACGATCACCTCGAAGGTCACCGCCGTGAGGGATGCCTGAAGCACCGCGCGGTCGGATCCGTCACGGCGCGCGGCGTCCTGCATCCCCGCCAGGCGCTCCCGCGCCTCGCGGATGCGGCCGAGCCGCACCAGCAGCACGATGGCGAAGGCCTGCTGTTGCAGCTGATCGGAGACGGAGGTCAGCCCCTCGAGCGCGCTGCTGGCCGCATCGGTGATCTCCAGCGCCTCTTCGAGACGGCCATGCAGCATGAGCCATTCGGAGCGCATCTGACTCGCGAGCGCGATCCCCCACGTGTCGCCCACCTCGCGCAGCAGGCGCAGCGCCTCCTCGCTCTGGCGGTCGAGGCGCTCGATGTCGCCGCCGTTCTGCGCGATGGCCGCCTCGATCGCGGCCACGACGCCACGGGACCACGTCGGTGCGCCCTCGAGGTCGGCAGGGTCCAGGCGGAAGTTCGGCAGCCAGGGCGTCCCGGGACGGCCGTCGCCGATGGCTCGCGCCTGGGCTCTCAGCAGGACGGGCAGGATCAGCGACAGCTCGGACGGATGCGCCGCCGCGGCCTCGGCGATCCGGTCGGCGTCCTCGGCGGTGAAGCCTCCCGAGATCTGTGCGTCGGCGGAGGCGAAGATGAGCTGCACTCCCGTGATCACCACGCCCGCCTCGGAGCCGAGGGTGGCATCGGCGCCGACCAGGTCGAGGGCGGCGCGCAAGGCCTCCAGGCGCTCGCGCATGATCCACGCCCAGATCTGCGCCCGCACGAGCTCGACGGCCGTCTCGCTCATCTGCGTCCGCGCGCCGCTCCAGCGGGTGGCGGCCGCCAGGTTCTCCTCGTTGGCATCGAACCACGCGATCGCGGAACGCACCGCGGGGGTGCGCAGCTCGGCGTCTCGCTCAAGGGCCCGCCGCGCGAGCACCCGCGCCTGCGTATCGCGAGACCGGTCCTCGGAGCCCCGGCGGCGGAGCTGCTCGATCCCGTACTCGCGCACCGTCTCGAGCACGCGGAACCGGCCGCGCGCCCGCTGCACCAGCGAGCGGTCGACGAGCTCGTCGAACACGCTCGCGGGCAGGGCGAAGGCCGCAGCGACCTCGCCCGCATCCGCCGCGTCGATGCCGTCCGGGAACACGGCCAGGGCGAGCAGCCCCTCGCGCTCCGGCTCGCCGAGCAGATCCCAGCTCCAGTCGATGACCGCGCGCAGGGTCTGATGGCGCGCTGCGGCCGAGCGGGGACCGCGGTCGAACAGAGCGAAGCGGTCGGACAGACCCGATTCCAGCTCGTCGATACCGAGGGTGCGCGCCTTCGCGCCGGCCAGCTCCAACGCGAGGGGAAGCCCGTCGAGGTGCCGCGCGATGCGCTCGACGGCGGGGAGTTCCTCCGGGGCGGGCGCCGCTCCGCGAGCGGCCAGGATGCGGGCGGCGAGAAGC contains the following coding sequences:
- a CDS encoding transcriptional regulator, with the protein product MRLQFFGGFAAEDAAGSPIEVRGSRQRALLLRLALDAGTTVSYRALAEDVWPGDAPEDPRASLQSLVSRMRRTLPEGILRADPGGYALDVARDDVDLVRFADLVQAARAGADPAPLAREALALWRGEPWLADGFDWVLRDLLEDRAHAERLTRGAAPSTQEAPEPVPAIPAALTPLVGRGEELALLSSQLLTFRLVTLLGPGGAGKTTLALETARHRPPAVFVELAPAQPGEVWGAVVTALGRSIRLTDNPAGELPAAESVLAALAGRSVLLVLDNAEHVLQETAEVAATVLAVPGVTVLVTSREPLGLSGEAFVELGPLPDADATALLAARILAARGAAPAPEELPAVERIARHLDGLPLALELAGAKARTLGIDELESGLSDRFALFDRGPRSAAARHQTLRAVIDWSWDLLGEPEREGLLALAVFPDGIDAADAGEVAAAFALPASVFDELVDRSLVQRARGRFRVLETVREYGIEQLRRRGSEDRSRDTQARVLARRALERDAELRTPAVRSAIAWFDANEENLAAATRWSGARTQMSETAVELVRAQIWAWIMRERLEALRAALDLVGADATLGSEAGVVITGVQLIFASADAQISGGFTAEDADRIAEAAAAHPSELSLILPVLLRAQARAIGDGRPGTPWLPNFRLDPADLEGAPTWSRGVVAAIEAAIAQNGGDIERLDRQSEEALRLLREVGDTWGIALASQMRSEWLMLHGRLEEALEITDAASSALEGLTSVSDQLQQQAFAIVLLVRLGRIREARERLAGMQDAARRDGSDRAVLQASLTAVTFEVIVGDGDAALAILETMPPALRDGSLPGIPPQIHAWMSSRHAQALVLADRFDEARDEVRVGIELAIGSGDQPIMADAALAAAELFAATDRPDDARRALALAAVLRGRSDETDPVVQRVRAKIGTDAGPDASASGPADLADLVALL